ACTGGTGGTTCTGACATTGATTTTAAATTAGGATTATTCTGTATGGAGAACTTCTCATATTCCTACCTTGAAAAGTTCTTAGAAGAAAGAGGAATTAAATTATTTGAAGTAAAGGAATTCAGAATAGATAAAGGATACTTTATAGCATTCTTGATGGACGGTTCCACCTTTAAAATACCAATTGCAGAGACAGAATTATTTACACGTAAAAATTGTCACGTATGTACTGATTTCACTTCTGATGCTTCTGATATCTCAGTAGGTTCTGTAGGTACTCCTGAAGACCATTCAACAGTGATTGTCAGAACAAAAAAAGGAAAGGAAGTAATTGACAATTGTATTAAGAAAGGATATATTCAGGCTGAAAAACTTGATGAAAAAGGAGAAAAAATCCTTAGAAGCGTAGCTAATAAAAAGATATCCGGCAATTCAAAAATAATTGCAAAGAGAGAGGCTGTTGCAAGACCTGTTTTATCCAAAAGATACATGTCTGACGATGAAGTAAAGGCAGAAGCACTTATTTGCCAATTCAAAAACTTAGAAAACGATGTCATTAGTGTTGGATCATGTGTTCTTTGTGGTGCTTGTGAATACGTATGTCCTATTGACTCAATTCAGATTAACCGTAGAAAACCAGTAGCTACAAAAGAATGTGAAGACGATTGTCATGCATGCTACTTTGCATGTCCAAGAACTTATGTAAGTGAAGAAATATTTGATAAGGACATTGATGAAAAGCCATTAGGAGACTACATAGAATTGTTGTCTGTAAAAGCAGAATCAATTATAGGTCAGGATGGTGGTGTAGTATCCGCTATTTTAATTTATTTACTTGAAAACGAAATAGTAGATGAAGTGTCTATTGTAAGACAGGACAAGGATGCTCCATGGAGGCCTCAATCATTCTTAACTTCAAGAGTTCAGGATGTAGTATCTGCTGCTGGAACCAAATACAGTACAGTACCTATTGGATTTAAAGCACTTTCCGACAAATAGAAACTAATGTTTCTATATTTTTCTTTTTTTAACATGACAATCAAGATAACTAAAACAGAATTCGATAATCTGGCCGAAATTGCAGAGTTGGCTGAGGAAATATGGAATGAATGCTTTATTGACATTATTTCACAAGGCCAAATTGACTACATGGTGGAACAATTCCAGTCATTGAAAGCTATGGAAAATCAGGTGAAAAATGACAACTATAGCTATTATGGCGTTTATTTCGACGATAAACTTTGCGGATATTTTGGAATTCGATTAGAGGATGAAAAATTATTTTTAAGCAAATTATATCTTCACAAGGACTATCGTGGCCAAGGAATCGCTTCCAGAATGCTTCAGACCATTTTTGAAATAGGTAGAAATGAAGGCAAGAAATCAGTCTATCTTACAGTTAACAAGTACAACGATCAGGCCGTTGATGTTTACAATGCAAAGGGATTTGAAGTAATTGATAGTGTTGTAACTGACATTGGGGAAGGCTATGTGATGGACGACTATATTTTTGAATATGTCTTATAGCTTTTTCCAATCTTTTTTTTTACAAATGTGTCTAATGAAAGTCTACAAATTTATATAATTTATTAAATGTTGGGATTGGCATGTTTTATTATAATAGGATATTGGATGATTCATTGAAAGAATATTTGGAAATGGTGGGTGCAGTTTTAGTTGTTGGTCCTAAGTGGTGTGGTAAAACCACTACTGCTAAAAGACATGCAAAAAGTGTAATTGAATTTCAAAATCCTGATAAAAGAGATTCCTATTTGGAATTGGCTAATTTCAAACCCTCTCTTCTTTTAGAAGGAGAAAAGCCAAGACTTATTGATGAATGGCAAATAGCACCAGTTGTATGGGATGCTGTTAGAACAAGTGTAGATAAATCAGAAGATGATGGATTATATATTTTGACTGGTTCCACATCTGTTGATGAAAGTCAAATCATGCATAGTGGTACGGGAAGAATAAGTAGGCTAATGATGAGGCCGATGAGTTTATTTGAAAGTAAAGAGTCAAATGGGAAAATCTCTTTAAAAGATTTATTTGAAAATCCCGATTTGGATATTGATGGCATCCAATCAGATTTATCGATAGAAGATTTAGTTTTTGCAGCTTGTAGGGGAGGATGGCCCGACAGCTTAAATAAAAG
This genomic interval from Methanobrevibacter sp. contains the following:
- a CDS encoding Coenzyme F420 hydrogenase/dehydrogenase, beta subunit C-terminal domain, which gives rise to MSSEKIALVGTPCQILAATKINKYEDYTGGSDIDFKLGLFCMENFSYSYLEKFLEERGIKLFEVKEFRIDKGYFIAFLMDGSTFKIPIAETELFTRKNCHVCTDFTSDASDISVGSVGTPEDHSTVIVRTKKGKEVIDNCIKKGYIQAEKLDEKGEKILRSVANKKISGNSKIIAKREAVARPVLSKRYMSDDEVKAEALICQFKNLENDVISVGSCVLCGACEYVCPIDSIQINRRKPVATKECEDDCHACYFACPRTYVSEEIFDKDIDEKPLGDYIELLSVKAESIIGQDGGVVSAILIYLLENEIVDEVSIVRQDKDAPWRPQSFLTSRVQDVVSAAGTKYSTVPIGFKALSDK
- a CDS encoding GNAT family N-acetyltransferase, with translation MTIKITKTEFDNLAEIAELAEEIWNECFIDIISQGQIDYMVEQFQSLKAMENQVKNDNYSYYGVYFDDKLCGYFGIRLEDEKLFLSKLYLHKDYRGQGIASRMLQTIFEIGRNEGKKSVYLTVNKYNDQAVDVYNAKGFEVIDSVVTDIGEGYVMDDYIFEYVL